In the Acropora muricata isolate sample 2 chromosome 10, ASM3666990v1, whole genome shotgun sequence genome, one interval contains:
- the LOC136887957 gene encoding uncharacterized protein, translating into MAALGLAIAWVDSELSFSINKMESVVTNVNSSDILTESDIPGALLPHEAPELCNVVQLKRWLTCRGASSTGRKVELVSRVKDYMKCGLDKKELRDPDGGVHLARKKAQLGILERHIPDCTALFPTTGFTETLQGLPQITFKTAWTYMVTSVGAKKQLSTAKPLVKGFNFYKSGHVFTVKSCNGDNGSRCYVKSQVLPSMKKSEAYLCHIVIRSNGLVQKASCGCPAGIDGRCNHVAATLFSLEEFCKVRKQQNEEACTSQSCKWNVPRKRKIDLVPIANMKFRKHEHAKMKKSREPVISPGHDVRPAKYRNTNANTNTKRYNTYSKVIDFQSKTGKLIGLSHILQQHTTNVIKEAVSLDHNYSKPSANDDDEQLCSYDAIQPTDHKESINLISPIKIHPVSLSEIQKRCEAVIDKLQVTEDEVNTIELQTRKQSHCSEWFHHRKYRITASKAYRCASLRESTSPTKAVEEVLCYKKVYSTKAMKDGLNQEPVIVNEYTKEKENNGVNVVVKDCGFFVSSACGFLGASPDGLITEHDGNMESTGLLEMKFIQLNDSETLTDALLRKRICVSINDCVKVNTKHKYYYQVQHQMFVTGKTWTDFVVKGSLDNSLYIERVEFNSVFWAEVLPKLKSFFNKYMLPEIVYPSIKYGQARRILCMETVVRQM; encoded by the exons ATGGCCGCGTTAGGCCTGGCGATAGCTTGGGTAGACAGCGAGCTTTCCTTTAGTATAAACAAAATGGAGTCTGTAGTAACAAATGTAAATTCGAGCGATATTCTGACTGAATCAGACATTCCAGGAGCTTTATTACCTCATGAAGCCCCAGAATTATGTAATGTCGTACAACTGAAGAGATGGTTGACTTGTCGAGGAGCTTCTTCAACGGGAAGAAAAGTCGAACTTGTATCAAG GGTAAAGGATTATATGAAATGTGGACTAGACAAGAAAGAACTACGAGATCCTGATGGTGGCGTCCATCTCGCAAGAAAGAAAGCACAACTTGGCATTTTGGAACGGCATATTCCCGACTGTACAGCGCTTTTCCCTACTACTGGATTTACTGAAACACTTCAAGGACTACCGCAAATCACATTCAAGACTGCATGGACATATATGGTTACTTCTGTTGGTGCTAAAAAGCAGCTATCTACTGCTAAACCGTTGGtaaaaggtttcaatttttatAAATCTGGACATGTTTTTACTGTAAAATCATGTAATGGCGACAATGGTTCAAGATGCTATGTCAAGTCTCAAGTATTACCATCAATGAAGAAATCTGAAGCATATTTGTGTCATATAGTTATCAGAAGTAATGGTCTTGTACAGAAAGCAAGCTGTGGATGCCCAGCTGGTATAGATGGGCGCTGCAACCATGTTGCAGCAACACTGTTCTCCTTAGAGGAGTTTTGTAAAgtgagaaaacaacaaaatgaagaagCCTGTACTTCTCAAAGTTGCAAATGGAACGTTCCCAGAAAGCGCAAAATTGATCTCGTGCCAATTGCAAATATGAAATTTCGTAAACACGAGCATGCAAAAATGAAGAAGTCAAGAGAGCCAGTTATTTCACCTGGACATGATGTAAGACCTGCCAAATATCGCAACACTAATGCTAACACAAACACAAAACGCTATAACACTTACTCCAAAGTTATTGATTTTCAATCCAAGACTGGAAAACTTATTGGTCTCAGTCATATTTTACAGCAACATACAACAAATGTCATCAAAGAGGCTGTAAGTTTAGATCACAATTATTCCAAACCTTCcgctaatgatgatgatgagcaGTTATGTAGTTATGATGCTATTCAGCCAACAGACCATAAGGAGTCAATCAACTTGATTTCTCCAATTAAAATCCATCCTGTATCTCTATCAGAAATACAGAAGAGATGTGAGGCTGTGATCGATAAACTACAAGTAACAGAAGACGAAGTAAACACTATTGAGCTTCAAACTAGGAAGCAATCACACTGTAGTGAATGGTTTCACCACAGGAAATATAGGATCACTGCTTCTAAAGCTTACCGTTGTGCCTCGCTTAGAGAGTCCACATCACCAACAAAAGCAGTAGAAGAAGTTTTGTGTTACAAGAAAGTTTACTCTACCAAGGCAATGAAAGATGGTCTCAACCAGGAGCCAGTTATTGTCAATGAATAtaccaaagagaaagagaatAATGGTGTAAATGTTGTTGTCAAGGATTGTGGCTTTTTTGTGAGTTCAGCATGTGGTTTTCTTGGTGCAAGTCCTGATGGCTTGATAACTGAACatgatggcaacatggaatcaaCTGGTTTGTTGGAAATGAAGTTTATTCAGCTTAATGACTCAGAAACACTAACAGATGCACTACTAAGAAAGAGAATTTGTGTCTCTATTAATGACTGTGTTAAGGTTAACACTAAACACAAGTATTACTATCAAGTCCAACACCAGATGTTTGTAACAGGCAAAACATGGACTGATTTTGTAGTCAAAGGTTCATTGGATAACTCATTGTATATAGAAAGAGTAGAGTTCAATTCTGTTTTTTGGGCTGAGGTTCTGCCTAAGCTTAAGTCATTTTTTAATAAGTACATGCTTCCAGAAATTGTGTATCCTAGCATAAAGTATGGTCAGGCCAGACGAATTTTATGTATGGAAACAGTTGTTAGACAAATGTGA
- the LOC136887959 gene encoding uncharacterized protein, with product MPKPVNCCVPGCFNNFRNSTGLQYYRIPKDSRLRTEYVRLIRNKTLKLNSDNTRICSEHFEGGRKMNPDNLPSIFPWTKAKESRRQLIRKEPLQRQNLQQSEPSAMEMETTTNINEEPFTVFVDEGTQCSAHQPSFVDQGTQTEVFDFIDIKQHESTILELNHTIERLTKEVNQLNHQLQEFRFDIDNFKDSASDISFYTGFSDYETLMLCYSIVEESSKNLNYGSYVKQSDDGKIGRRRKLSNFQEFIMVLVKLRLGLFNRDLAYRFKVSENTVSLIFRTWIRFLRVELEPLICLPPREVLRQHMPPIFKLHYPKTALIIDCTEFEMERPSSLDNQSACYSQYKSRTTMKALIGITASGVTAFASELYPGSISDKEIVKKSGLLEILQPGDEIMADKGFLIKDDLASVGATLVLPKFLQGKKQFNKEEAAHNKKVACLRVHVERCMERIKNWHILDRKLTITSASLASDIVVVLSAFTNFLPPLIS from the coding sequence ATGCCCAAACCTGTAAATTGCTGTGTCCCTGGGTGCTTCAACAACTTTAGAAATTCTACTGGGCTTCAATATTACAGGATTCCCAAAGATAGTCGACTTAGAACGGAATATGTTCGCTTGATTCGAAACAAAACACTAAAACTCAACAGCGACAACACAAGGATTTGCTCCGAGCATTTCGAAGGTGGAAGGAAAATGAATCCAGACAATTTGCCCTCAATATTTCCATGGActaaagcaaaagaaagtcgAAGGCAGCTTATCAGAAAAGAGCCATTACAAAGAcaaaatctgcagcaaagtgaACCGAGTGCCATGGaaatggaaacaacaacaaatatcaATGAAGAACCATTCACTGTATTTGTTGACGAAGGAACACAGTGTTCTGCACACCAACCATCCTTTGTTGATCAAGGAACACAAACAGAAGTGTTTGACTTTATTGACATCAAGCAACACGAGAGTACTATTCTTGAATTGAATCACACCATCGAAAGACTGACAAAAGAGGTGAATCAGCTAAACCATCAGTTGCAAGAATTTAGATTTGACATTGATAATTTCAAGGATAGTGCGAGTGATATTTCATTCTACACAGGTTTTAGTGATTATGAAACATTGATGCTATGCTACAGCATCGTTGAAGAGTCTTCAAAGAATCTAAATTATGGATCTTATGTGAAGCAATCAGATGATGGAAAGATTGGAAGACGAAGAAAGTTGTCAAACTTTCAAGAGTTCATAATGGTGTTAGTGAAACTACGACTTGGTCTGTTTAACCGAGATCTGGCTTATCGATTCAAAGTCAGTGAGAACACTGTATCTTTGATATTCAGAACTTGGATCAGGTTCTTGAGAGTAGAGCTTGAGCCTTTAATCTGCTTGCCACCCAGAGAAGTTCTGAGACAACATATGCCTCCTATCTTCAAACTGCACTACCCCAAGACTGCACTGATTATTGATTGTACAGAATTTGAAATGGAAAGGCCATCCTCTCTTGATAACCAATCTGCATGCTATTCACAGTATAAGTCAAGAACAACAATGAAGGCATTGATTGGTATAACTGCAAGTGGAGTCACAGCATTTGCCAGTGAGCTGTACCCAGGAAGCATATCAGATAAGGAGATAGTCAAGAAAAGTGGTCTGCTGGAAATCTTGCAACCTGGGGATGAAATCATGGCAGACAAAGGATTCTTAATTAAAGATGACTTAGCATCTGTTGGAGCAACATTGGTTCTGCCCAAATTTCTACAAGGCAAAAAACAATTCAACAAGGAAGAGGCAGCACACAACAAGAAAGTTGCATGTCTACGGGTTCATGTGGAAAGGTGCATGGAGCGAATTAAGAACTGGCATATCTTGGACAGGAAACTTACCATTACATCGGCTTCACTGGCTTcagacattgttgttgttttatctgCATTCACCAATTTTTTACCCCCTTTAATATCTTAA